One genomic window of Ilyobacter polytropus DSM 2926 includes the following:
- a CDS encoding ammonium transporter, whose translation MKKMSFLGKLGVISLICPTLLFASSDIQTNLNIVWLGIAGAMVMFMQVGFIALESGFTRGKNAVNVASKGILDFAVGAILYFSIGYAFMFGEGGFIGTTNFFLTDYISSGDSWGIMVWFFQVMFAGAAATIVSGAVAERVKLSGYVVACALIAGFIYPIFGHWAWSGEGWLAAMNFHDFAGSTVIHSLGGWLALAGAIVVGPRFGKFGKDGKVNAIPGHNIPLATLGTFILWFGWYGFNGGSTLLGDGSIAIVLLNTTLGGAAGALSAMIYSVFKQNKLVDLGMTLNGALAGLVSVTAGADVLHPGFSILIGLVAGILVSVSVPFFDKIGVDDPVGAVSVHGVNGAWGTIAVGLFTAEYSLGTQLIGSVTVFVYAFGIGMIMFKLIDKMMGIRVTANEELMGLDLAEHGYSAYPEFPSHSEVSLFK comes from the coding sequence ATGAAAAAAATGTCGTTTTTAGGAAAGCTAGGGGTTATTTCTTTGATATGTCCTACTTTATTATTTGCATCTTCAGATATTCAGACAAATCTTAACATAGTTTGGCTTGGAATAGCCGGTGCTATGGTAATGTTTATGCAGGTTGGTTTTATAGCGCTAGAATCAGGGTTTACCAGAGGTAAAAATGCAGTTAATGTTGCTTCAAAAGGTATACTGGATTTTGCAGTGGGAGCTATATTGTATTTTTCAATCGGTTATGCATTTATGTTTGGAGAAGGTGGATTTATAGGAACCACTAATTTTTTTCTGACAGATTATATCAGCTCGGGAGATAGCTGGGGAATCATGGTTTGGTTCTTTCAGGTAATGTTTGCAGGAGCGGCGGCTACAATAGTATCAGGTGCAGTTGCAGAAAGAGTAAAACTTTCAGGTTATGTAGTAGCATGTGCTTTAATCGCAGGTTTCATTTACCCTATATTTGGGCACTGGGCATGGAGTGGCGAAGGATGGCTTGCTGCTATGAATTTTCATGATTTTGCAGGATCGACAGTAATACACTCACTAGGAGGTTGGCTTGCCTTAGCAGGGGCAATAGTTGTGGGACCTAGATTTGGAAAATTCGGAAAAGATGGAAAAGTTAATGCCATACCTGGTCACAACATTCCGTTAGCTACTTTAGGAACTTTTATACTATGGTTCGGCTGGTATGGTTTTAACGGTGGTTCGACTCTTTTAGGTGACGGTTCTATAGCAATAGTTCTTTTGAATACAACACTTGGAGGAGCTGCAGGAGCACTTTCTGCAATGATCTATTCGGTATTCAAGCAGAACAAACTAGTTGATCTAGGTATGACTCTAAACGGAGCTTTGGCAGGATTGGTATCAGTAACGGCTGGGGCAGATGTATTACATCCTGGGTTTTCGATACTTATAGGACTTGTAGCAGGGATACTTGTATCAGTTTCGGTTCCTTTCTTTGATAAAATAGGTGTTGATGATCCTGTAGGTGCAGTTTCAGTGCATGGGGTAAATGGTGCATGGGGAACTATTGCCGTAGGGCTTTTCACAGCAGAGTATAGTTTAGGGACACAGCTTATAGGTTCAGTTACTGTATTTGTTTATGCTTTTGGAATTGGAATGATTATGTTTAAACTAATAGATAAAATGATGGGAATAAGAGTAACTGCAAACGAAGAGTTGATGGGGCTTGATCTTGCAGAGCACGGATATTCAGCATATCCAGAATTTCCTTCACATTCTGAGGTTTCCCTATTTAAATAA
- a CDS encoding MATE family efflux transporter, translating to MERLEKYKKVLKLALPAVGEMLLYMLIWTVDTLMVGKYGGRVAVSAVGLSGQILYTVSAIFSAMGIGVALTSLVSRKIGEENGEEANIYGSIGFFMGVAISLVLGVLFFTLPQEFLKFANARGEVLLLGSIYLKISSFALLMTIWRGLLNGIIRGAQNTKIPLYTTAVMTVVNLGLDYLLIFGKMGFPEMGVKGAAIATVAANLVGFLYTMFYLQKYSCISLGLCMGIKSSHLLYLKDKWWEIMKIALPASFQEGAISISRLAAVFIIMILGETAFSANQIALTVESISFMPGWGFAVAATSLAGLKIGEKNYEEAEDMIGICLQMGIVVMGVIAFSFVLFPEFLISLFIKIEEKEVISLGATCLMIASLEQIPLAYSMIVSGALRGMGDTKTPFYISVFSHWFIRLPLIYYLIYLKRYPVYYVWIVQIFHWIIDGGLLYIFYKKKINALLKYKVKN from the coding sequence ATGGAAAGACTTGAAAAATATAAAAAAGTACTAAAACTAGCTCTGCCTGCAGTGGGTGAGATGCTTTTATACATGCTTATATGGACGGTGGATACTCTGATGGTAGGGAAATATGGGGGGAGAGTAGCAGTCAGTGCAGTAGGACTCTCAGGACAGATATTGTATACAGTTTCTGCTATATTTTCTGCGATGGGTATAGGGGTTGCTCTCACATCACTTGTTTCTAGGAAGATCGGAGAAGAAAATGGTGAAGAGGCCAACATCTATGGTAGTATAGGATTTTTTATGGGAGTAGCCATATCATTAGTTTTAGGTGTTTTGTTTTTTACCCTTCCACAGGAATTTTTGAAGTTTGCAAATGCCAGAGGAGAGGTTTTACTGTTAGGTAGTATTTATTTAAAAATAAGTTCTTTTGCTCTTTTGATGACAATCTGGAGAGGACTCTTAAACGGAATTATAAGAGGGGCACAAAATACAAAGATCCCTCTATACACAACCGCAGTAATGACAGTAGTTAATTTAGGACTGGATTACCTCCTTATATTTGGTAAAATGGGGTTCCCTGAAATGGGAGTAAAAGGAGCAGCTATAGCAACTGTAGCTGCTAATTTAGTTGGGTTTTTATACACCATGTTTTATCTTCAGAAATATTCTTGCATTAGCCTGGGTCTATGTATGGGAATAAAGAGCAGCCATCTCTTATATTTAAAAGACAAGTGGTGGGAAATAATGAAAATTGCTTTGCCTGCATCATTTCAAGAGGGAGCCATTAGTATCTCAAGACTTGCTGCCGTATTTATAATAATGATCTTAGGAGAAACAGCATTTTCGGCCAATCAAATCGCTCTTACAGTAGAATCTATTTCTTTTATGCCTGGTTGGGGGTTTGCCGTGGCAGCAACTTCACTTGCAGGTCTAAAAATAGGTGAAAAAAATTATGAAGAAGCAGAAGATATGATAGGAATCTGCCTTCAAATGGGAATTGTAGTAATGGGAGTTATCGCCTTTTCATTTGTACTTTTTCCAGAATTTCTCATATCTCTTTTTATAAAAATTGAGGAAAAAGAAGTTATATCATTAGGTGCCACTTGCCTTATGATAGCGTCTTTAGAGCAAATTCCACTTGCCTATTCTATGATTGTCAGTGGAGCACTGCGTGGTATGGGAGATACCAAGACACCTTTTTATATATCAGTATTTTCACACTGGTTTATAAGACTACCTCTGATCTACTATTTGATTTATCTAAAAAGATACCCTGTATACTACGTGTGGATTGTGCAAATATTTCACTGGATTATAGACGGAGGACTTTTGTATATATTTTATAAAAAGAAAATAAATGCCCTATTAAAGTACAAAGTTAAAAATTGA
- a CDS encoding class I SAM-dependent methyltransferase, with translation MKEFDPIAYKRMVKSYQDDDDPTGWFDSIYTDAEGNYRDVFWADLTPNPYLLEWLEKHASEPRGGNAIVIGCGVGDDAEAISAAGYEVTAFDISPEAIRLCKNRYPNTKVNYLIADLFDYPLQWAESYDLVYECNTIQVLPGKYRIKARDSMISLLAPEGYILVSCRSRMKGEQEDDIPLPLDKQEIDGFIRCGLSEESFLAYNDTQLPSVPHFFAVYKR, from the coding sequence ATGAAAGAGTTTGATCCTATTGCATACAAAAGAATGGTCAAATCTTATCAAGATGATGATGACCCTACAGGCTGGTTTGATAGCATATATACTGACGCAGAGGGGAATTACAGGGATGTTTTCTGGGCTGACCTTACACCAAATCCGTATCTTTTAGAATGGCTTGAAAAGCATGCCAGTGAACCCAGAGGAGGCAACGCAATTGTTATAGGGTGCGGAGTTGGAGATGATGCAGAGGCTATTAGTGCAGCAGGATATGAGGTGACTGCTTTTGATATATCTCCTGAAGCCATACGACTTTGTAAAAATCGCTATCCAAATACTAAGGTTAATTACCTTATAGCCGATCTTTTTGATTACCCATTACAATGGGCTGAAAGTTATGATCTTGTCTATGAATGTAACACAATTCAAGTATTACCGGGAAAATACAGAATAAAAGCACGCGATTCAATGATATCATTACTTGCTCCTGAAGGATATATTCTTGTTTCGTGCAGAAGTCGTATGAAGGGAGAACAAGAAGATGATATTCCACTTCCTCTTGATAAACAAGAGATAGATGGTTTTATAAGGTGTGGTCTGAGTGAAGAAAGCTTTTTAGCATACAACGATACCCAGTTACCATCTGTTCCTCATTTTTTTGCAGTTTATAAAAGGTGA
- a CDS encoding metallopeptidase TldD-related protein, translating into MEEIYKGEEEYKELELYNPDLETVSIGDKISLLMNTEKITKELDSKIKRVNYCVFGNGSSTRIIKNSKGLNLSEKGNSAYVYVSVVAEDNGITKSGSGFKVSNDFSLFDADTVAKDAVEDAVSKLNPVSIESKQYKVIIKNKAFASMLGAFTGIFSSDNVQKGVSKLKEKLGASIASSKVTLIDNPHMKNGMASSSFDAEGVPTKYKEIVKNGILTSYLYNLKTAKKDGVKSTGNASKGGYKGTLGISPSNFYMKEGETTFNELLESIDNGVLITSLSGLHSGLNSISGDFSLASEGFVISEGEISSSLKQITVSGNFFELLKEINLLGDDLNFGLSPVGAPSVLISNLNISAD; encoded by the coding sequence ATTGAGGAGATTTATAAAGGCGAGGAAGAATATAAAGAATTAGAGCTTTATAACCCAGACTTAGAGACAGTCAGTATAGGGGATAAGATCTCTTTACTTATGAATACTGAAAAAATCACAAAGGAACTCGATAGCAAAATAAAGAGAGTAAACTATTGTGTGTTTGGAAATGGTTCTTCCACTAGAATAATTAAGAATTCCAAAGGACTTAATTTATCAGAAAAAGGAAATTCAGCCTATGTTTATGTATCAGTTGTTGCAGAAGATAATGGGATTACAAAATCCGGGTCTGGTTTTAAGGTTTCAAATGACTTTTCATTATTTGATGCTGATACTGTTGCAAAAGATGCAGTAGAAGATGCAGTCTCTAAATTAAATCCTGTATCTATAGAATCAAAACAATATAAAGTTATTATAAAAAATAAGGCCTTTGCAAGTATGTTAGGGGCCTTCACAGGAATTTTTTCATCTGATAATGTGCAAAAAGGTGTCTCCAAACTCAAAGAAAAGTTAGGAGCCAGCATAGCCAGTAGCAAAGTAACTCTTATTGACAATCCACATATGAAAAATGGTATGGCTTCTTCTTCTTTTGATGCTGAGGGGGTTCCCACTAAATATAAAGAGATAGTAAAAAATGGTATTCTTACTAGTTATCTCTACAATCTCAAAACTGCAAAAAAAGATGGGGTAAAATCTACTGGAAATGCTTCAAAAGGTGGTTACAAGGGAACACTGGGAATATCTCCTAGTAACTTTTATATGAAAGAGGGAGAAACTACCTTTAATGAACTTTTAGAGTCAATAGATAATGGTGTGTTAATTACCTCTCTAAGCGGACTTCACTCAGGTCTCAATTCTATCTCAGGGGACTTTTCCCTGGCATCTGAAGGCTTTGTTATTTCTGAGGGGGAAATATCAAGTTCTTTAAAACAGATAACCGTCTCAGGGAACTTTTTCGAACTTTTAAAAGAAATAAACTTATTAGGAGATGACCTGAATTTTGGACTTTCTCCTGTAGGTGCTCCCTCTGTTCTTATAAGTAACTTAAATATTTCTGCAGACTAA
- a CDS encoding recombinase family protein — protein sequence MYPEKRLHYLYDIKKDTASGKDIKKRSGFKKVIEEIENNSFDVLVFYELSRLARNQKDLHQLIHKLDYNNIEFESMTEDFLNGNNPTSRMMIGIIGSLAENESNMISKRVKNRMRHYASEGYHLHGAPPFGYDKRSKILYPSKDAPMLRSYYERVAKGESIRKLAKEHGTHYNNMRVLLSNITYTGKIKFGFEGTNRAGKRIKKTDGEVFEGKHDPIVSEDLFNLVQSIIHERGIDQRRKIRRTKYLLTGIVKHNSCGGAYYKKNNYNNEYYICHKCSKGVNKKKIDALVLKEFKNYVRNLDFLKSSTKNRSEYKYKLKTLQERKGRLTEIYLDGTISREKYTKNLQDIERSIQNITNEDLDSSSPIKENFKKLIDKVSKFEELDIKEQNTILKLFINKIVYLDNDSDIQIFFKV from the coding sequence ATATATCCAGAAAAAAGGTTACACTACCTATATGATATAAAAAAGGATACAGCATCAGGAAAGGATATAAAGAAAAGAAGTGGTTTCAAGAAAGTGATAGAGGAGATAGAAAATAATTCCTTTGATGTTCTTGTTTTCTATGAATTATCAAGATTAGCAAGAAATCAAAAAGATCTACATCAGTTAATTCATAAATTAGATTATAATAATATTGAGTTTGAATCTATGACTGAAGATTTTCTTAATGGGAATAACCCAACCTCTAGGATGATGATTGGAATTATAGGGTCTCTTGCTGAAAATGAAAGTAATATGATCTCTAAAAGAGTTAAAAACAGAATGAGGCATTATGCTTCAGAAGGCTATCATCTTCATGGTGCTCCTCCCTTTGGATATGATAAGAGAAGTAAGATCCTCTATCCAAGTAAAGATGCTCCTATGCTTAGGAGTTATTATGAGAGGGTAGCAAAGGGAGAAAGTATAAGGAAGCTGGCTAAAGAACATGGAACTCACTATAATAATATGAGGGTACTCCTTTCAAATATAACCTATACAGGTAAAATTAAGTTTGGATTTGAAGGGACTAATAGAGCTGGAAAAAGAATAAAGAAAACTGATGGTGAAGTTTTTGAAGGAAAGCATGATCCAATAGTTTCTGAAGATCTATTTAATTTAGTTCAGTCTATAATCCACGAAAGAGGTATAGACCAAAGACGTAAGATAAGAAGAACTAAATATCTCCTTACAGGTATAGTAAAGCATAATTCTTGTGGAGGTGCTTATTATAAAAAGAATAACTACAATAATGAGTATTATATTTGTCATAAATGTAGCAAGGGAGTAAATAAGAAGAAGATAGATGCTTTAGTTCTCAAAGAGTTTAAAAATTATGTTAGAAACCTTGATTTCTTAAAAAGTTCTACTAAAAATAGGAGTGAATATAAATATAAATTGAAAACTCTTCAAGAAAGAAAGGGTAGGCTTACTGAGATATATTTAGATGGAACTATAAGCAGAGAAAAATATACAAAGAATCTTCAAGATATAGAGAGGTCTATTCAGAATATTACAAATGAAGATCTTGATAGCTCATCACCCATAAAAGAAAATTTTAAGAAACTTATAGACAAGGTTTCAAAGTTTGAAGAACTGGATATAAAGGAGCAAAATACAATTCTAAAGCTATTCATAAATAAGATTGTATATCTAGATAATGATAGTGATATTCAAATTTTTTTTAAAGTATAA
- a CDS encoding GyrI-like domain-containing protein, which translates to MKFEIIEFETRNCFGIENHITKKDKMGSNIFSNMWEILMDSIDYKKLKYSFGVSKNYQMDTQEFDYIACVEVGTPLIKNMEYTKTVIPAGKYAKFKSKGVMSSEVMEKFYTDVFSFSMTSGKLLYDMDRGINSFELYDESYRGIDDPESIFYLLIPIK; encoded by the coding sequence ATGAAATTTGAAATTATAGAATTTGAGACGAGAAATTGTTTTGGAATTGAGAATCACATAACAAAAAAAGATAAAATGGGAAGTAATATTTTTAGCAATATGTGGGAAATTCTCATGGACTCTATAGATTACAAAAAATTAAAATACTCCTTTGGAGTATCTAAAAATTATCAGATGGATACACAGGAATTTGATTATATAGCCTGTGTTGAAGTAGGTACACCTCTTATAAAAAATATGGAATATACCAAAACTGTAATTCCTGCAGGGAAGTATGCCAAATTTAAGTCTAAAGGTGTTATGAGTTCTGAGGTAATGGAGAAATTCTATACAGATGTTTTTTCCTTTTCTATGACTTCAGGAAAGCTTCTTTACGATATGGATAGGGGGATAAATTCTTTTGAATTATATGACGAATCCTATAGGGGTATAGATGATCCAGAATCTATTTTCTATCTTCTAATCCCAATTAAGTAA
- a CDS encoding OmpA family protein, which translates to MRKKILIGAFIAVAAMASAAELELKLGADLYRDLTEDAAGHNPVKIYPGGSAGLELLVNEDSPFRFGIGAEAKSSVEGSGGYDGHYAFPVYGVGKYDVADTWYLLGRAGYAFAKEGDADDVIDANGGLYGAVGVGKEFMDERFNLEFMYELMDYDYDTNTSASNEDGLYHVASLKFGIKFGGPSPAVAAPAPMVVEKPEPVMVVEPEPEPMPVVEKPAPAPEPVIMVPEEGLKLRELFSVNSYEVTGAGLAEIDEISQVLEGHKGTLTIEGNTDSTGAAKYNMMLSEKRAEAVANVFKARLEGEEIEIVSKGFGEENPLVPNTTPEAKAQNRRVEVFWAPAE; encoded by the coding sequence ATGAGAAAGAAAATATTAATAGGAGCATTTATAGCTGTTGCGGCTATGGCAAGTGCAGCTGAGTTAGAATTAAAATTGGGTGCTGATTTATACAGAGACTTGACAGAGGATGCCGCAGGACATAACCCTGTTAAAATATACCCTGGAGGATCAGCAGGATTGGAATTATTGGTTAATGAAGATTCACCTTTTAGATTTGGTATAGGTGCTGAAGCTAAGAGTTCTGTAGAAGGAAGTGGCGGATATGATGGACACTATGCCTTCCCTGTATACGGTGTAGGAAAGTATGATGTTGCCGATACATGGTATCTACTAGGTAGAGCTGGTTATGCCTTTGCCAAAGAAGGGGATGCCGACGATGTGATTGATGCTAATGGTGGTCTATATGGAGCTGTAGGTGTAGGTAAGGAGTTTATGGATGAAAGGTTCAACCTTGAGTTCATGTATGAACTTATGGATTATGACTATGATACAAATACATCTGCTTCTAACGAGGACGGATTATACCATGTGGCTTCCCTTAAATTCGGTATTAAATTCGGAGGACCTTCACCTGCTGTAGCTGCTCCTGCACCTATGGTGGTAGAGAAGCCAGAGCCAGTTATGGTTGTAGAGCCCGAACCTGAGCCGATGCCAGTAGTTGAAAAACCAGCTCCGGCTCCTGAACCTGTTATAATGGTTCCTGAAGAGGGATTAAAATTAAGAGAGCTATTCTCAGTAAATAGCTATGAAGTAACAGGAGCAGGACTTGCAGAAATAGATGAAATTTCTCAAGTTTTAGAAGGACACAAAGGAACTCTAACTATAGAGGGAAATACAGACTCAACAGGAGCTGCAAAGTATAACATGATGCTATCAGAAAAAAGAGCAGAAGCTGTAGCAAATGTGTTTAAGGCAAGACTTGAAGGCGAAGAGATAGAAATAGTTTCAAAAGGATTTGGAGAGGAAAACCCATTGGTTCCTAACACAACTCCAGAAGCAAAAGCCCAAAACAGAAGAGTAGAGGTATTCTGGGCTCCAGCAGAATAA
- a CDS encoding P-II family nitrogen regulator — protein MKMLSAIIRPEGLNLLKEALHEEGINGMTISEVRGFGRQLGKKEIFRGVEYLVEFIPKLRIEILLKDDDVEKTVDILLKNLKTGEIGDGKIFIYPVEDVIRISSSERGEKAI, from the coding sequence ATGAAAATGTTGTCAGCAATAATTAGACCTGAGGGTCTGAATCTTTTAAAAGAGGCCCTGCATGAAGAGGGAATAAACGGTATGACAATAAGTGAAGTAAGAGGATTCGGTAGACAACTTGGTAAAAAGGAGATTTTCAGAGGTGTTGAATACCTTGTGGAATTCATCCCAAAACTAAGAATAGAAATATTACTTAAAGATGATGATGTGGAAAAAACAGTAGATATTCTACTAAAAAATCTAAAAACAGGAGAAATAGGAGATGGAAAAATATTTATATATCCTGTAGAAGATGTTATAAGAATAAGTTCTTCTGAAAGAGGAGAAAAAGCAATATAA
- a CDS encoding zinc-ribbon domain-containing protein — protein sequence MVQHNFFCNNCNELKSKKTIEFFLKEQS from the coding sequence GTGGTTCAACACAATTTTTTTTGTAACAACTGTAATGAGCTAAAATCTAAAAAAACCATTGAATTTTTTCTAAAAGAGCAATCATAA
- a CDS encoding recombinase family protein, giving the protein MKKAIVYLRVSDQMQEDKDSLAKQESQAREYIQKKGYTTYMI; this is encoded by the coding sequence ATGAAAAAAGCAATAGTTTATCTGAGAGTAAGTGATCAGATGCAAGAAGATAAAGACTCCCTAGCTAAGCAAGAATCACAGGCTAGGGAATATATCCAGAAAAAAGGTTACACTACCTATATGATATAA
- a CDS encoding PmbA/TldA family metallopeptidase has protein sequence MEINNFIDILFKKAEERCIENFEIYYTSSKSSSIKVFNQEVDSYSDSNSQGISFRLIEKGKMGYSYTESISEKEIDFLINEALENAAIIEN, from the coding sequence ATGGAAATAAATAATTTTATTGATATTCTTTTTAAAAAAGCAGAAGAACGTTGTATCGAAAATTTTGAGATATATTATACATCTTCAAAAAGTTCTTCTATAAAGGTGTTTAACCAGGAAGTGGACTCATATTCGGATTCTAACTCCCAGGGGATATCTTTTAGATTGATTGAAAAGGGAAAAATGGGATATTCTTATACAGAATCAATTTCTGAAAAAGAGATCGATTTTCTTATAAATGAAGCCCTTGAAAATGCTGCAATTATCGAAAATTAG
- a CDS encoding threonine aldolase family protein: MSESIEGKLIYSFKNDYSEGAHSNILNAMMNANMDQHDGYGEDSYSKEAVEILKEKINNQNVDIHFVVGGTQANLVVISSILRPYESVIAAESGHISTHETGAIEATGHKINTVETSDGKLTPEKIKKILDEHNSEHMVKPSMVFISNSTELGTVYKKNELEKISLFCRENNLILYLDGARLGTALSSDKNDMTIEDISKLVDVFYIGGTKNGALLGEAIVISNERLKKNFRYNIKQKGALLAKGRILGIQFKELFKENLFFSLGKHANFMSLRLGEKIEKLGYDFLYETESNQIFPIFPNEIIEKLNKKYGFYLWEEVDKDTSAVRLVTSWATKEDMIDKFIEDLKSYSLSK; the protein is encoded by the coding sequence ATGTCAGAGTCTATAGAAGGTAAATTAATATACAGTTTTAAAAATGACTACAGTGAGGGAGCTCACTCTAATATTTTGAATGCAATGATGAATGCAAACATGGATCAGCATGACGGCTATGGGGAAGACTCATACTCAAAAGAAGCTGTGGAGATTCTAAAGGAAAAGATCAACAATCAAAATGTTGATATACATTTTGTTGTCGGAGGTACTCAGGCCAACTTAGTGGTGATATCATCTATATTGAGGCCCTATGAATCTGTCATTGCTGCAGAAAGCGGACATATAAGCACACATGAGACGGGAGCTATAGAGGCCACCGGACATAAAATAAATACCGTCGAAACATCTGACGGGAAATTAACTCCTGAAAAAATAAAGAAAATTCTGGATGAACATAACAGTGAGCATATGGTTAAACCTTCTATGGTTTTTATATCAAATTCTACAGAACTGGGAACTGTCTATAAAAAGAATGAATTAGAAAAAATTTCGTTATTTTGCAGAGAGAATAATCTTATTCTCTATTTGGACGGGGCTAGACTTGGAACTGCATTGTCATCTGATAAAAATGATATGACTATAGAGGACATTTCAAAGCTTGTGGATGTTTTTTATATAGGAGGAACAAAAAACGGAGCACTTTTAGGAGAAGCAATAGTTATTTCCAACGAAAGATTAAAAAAGAATTTCAGATATAATATAAAACAAAAAGGTGCACTTTTGGCAAAGGGAAGAATACTGGGAATACAATTTAAAGAATTGTTTAAGGAAAATCTTTTTTTTTCCCTTGGGAAACATGCTAATTTTATGTCACTAAGACTTGGAGAAAAAATTGAGAAGCTCGGTTATGATTTCCTTTATGAAACAGAATCTAATCAAATATTTCCTATATTTCCAAACGAAATAATAGAAAAACTTAATAAAAAATATGGATTTTATTTATGGGAAGAAGTTGATAAAGACACATCTGCTGTGAGACTTGTGACATCATGGGCGACAAAAGAGGATATGATTGATAAGTTTATTGAAGATTTAAAAAGTTATAGTTTATCAAAATAA
- a CDS encoding radical SAM protein: MKISKKEALEWFEFLSEIPSDSQQVFEEYNNIIKSTLRQIEKSYMNEIKKLQDNIPGLKNLQGRTYYVGEEKNFPKGCMSCLFGDGLGGIRKTHTCNLTCKFCYYHDSMEDVEQIPEGMWDIGDNLYEEEDIDLLLSIQKNPSGIAYVYLEPFMEIEEYYSVVKKFSKAGIHQHMYTNGVLCTDENLKKLAESGLDELRFNLGASNCSDKVIKAMKTAKKYFKAVGIETPMTPEFYESFIEKKEEILSIGLDFMNCAEFHVGPDNINNYIGEKFYVYKNGYLSPTWSRKITCKFMEMASKEKWDMLVHDCSNHTKYAREINKASKQGNSFGAHSYFSEFDRQLPYLFLPILKDKDFKFLSETPLPENLKLENFKEAILESLSHEESEEEFYQGFEDYINNEEN, translated from the coding sequence ATGAAGATTAGTAAAAAAGAAGCTTTAGAGTGGTTTGAATTTTTATCTGAAATACCAAGTGACAGTCAACAGGTATTTGAAGAATATAACAATATAATAAAATCCACATTGAGACAGATCGAAAAAAGCTATATGAATGAAATAAAAAAACTTCAGGATAATATTCCCGGACTTAAAAATTTACAAGGAAGAACATATTACGTAGGAGAGGAAAAAAACTTTCCAAAAGGATGTATGTCGTGTCTTTTCGGCGACGGACTAGGAGGTATTAGAAAGACACACACCTGTAACCTTACGTGTAAATTTTGCTATTATCACGATTCTATGGAAGATGTAGAACAGATTCCAGAGGGTATGTGGGATATAGGGGACAACCTTTATGAAGAAGAAGATATTGATCTCCTTCTCTCCATTCAGAAGAATCCAAGTGGTATAGCCTATGTGTATTTAGAGCCTTTCATGGAGATAGAAGAATATTATTCGGTTGTGAAAAAATTTAGTAAAGCCGGAATTCATCAGCATATGTACACCAACGGAGTCCTTTGTACAGATGAAAATCTAAAAAAACTTGCAGAAAGCGGGCTAGATGAATTGAGATTTAATCTAGGAGCTTCCAACTGCTCTGACAAGGTAATAAAAGCCATGAAAACAGCAAAAAAATATTTTAAGGCTGTGGGAATTGAAACACCTATGACTCCTGAATTCTATGAGAGTTTTATTGAAAAAAAAGAAGAAATTCTATCTATCGGTCTTGATTTTATGAACTGTGCAGAATTTCATGTTGGGCCTGACAATATTAACAACTATATCGGAGAAAAATTTTATGTCTATAAAAATGGATATCTATCTCCTACGTGGTCTAGAAAAATAACGTGCAAATTTATGGAAATGGCTTCTAAGGAAAAATGGGATATGTTGGTCCATGACTGTTCAAATCACACTAAATATGCAAGAGAGATAAATAAGGCATCCAAACAGGGAAATTCATTTGGAGCACATTCTTATTTTTCAGAGTTTGACAGACAGTTGCCTTATCTTTTTCTTCCTATATTAAAAGATAAAGACTTTAAGTTTCTAAGTGAAACTCCACTTCCTGAAAACTTAAAGTTAGAAAATTTTAAAGAAGCTATTCTTGAATCCCTTTCTCATGAAGAAAGTGAAGAAGAATTTTATCAAGGTTTTGAAGATTACATTAATAACGAAGAAAACTAG
- a CDS encoding zinc-ribbon domain-containing protein, protein MDKLKFCPICKNEVTKNSSTGKYHCEKCNKFFTKAALCDKCGNEVEILSACGSTQFFL, encoded by the coding sequence ATGGATAAACTAAAATTCTGCCCAATTTGCAAAAATGAAGTAACTAAGAATAGTTCCACAGGAAAGTACCACTGTGAAAAGTGTAATAAATTTTTTACCAAAGCTGCTTTATGTGATAAGTGTGGAAATGAAGTAGAAATACTTTCAGCATGTGGTTCAACACAATTTTTTTTGTAA